The genomic segment TCGAGCACCGCCCTGTCCACCTCCACGTCGAGCGGGTCCTCGTAGACGTCGCCCATCCGGGCGTCGAGGGTCCCGTAGCCGGGGTCGTCCTCGGCGAATCGGCTGATGTTGGACATCGCGTTGGCATGGAAGTCCTCGCGGATGTCGAAGGTGTGGACGATCCCCTTCGGGCCGACGGCCCTCAGCAGGGCCAGCGTCAGGGAGCCGGACCCCGTCCCGGCCTCCAGCACACGGGCGCCGGGATGGATGTCGGCCTGGACGATGATCTGGCCGACGTCCTTGGGATAGACGACGGTCGCGCCCCGCGGCATCTTCAGGACGTAGTCGGCAAGCGTCGGGCGGAACACGGTCAGACGCCGGGCCAGCGACGAGCGGACCGAGCACCCCTCCGGCGAGCCGATCAGCTCGTCGTGCGGCAGCGTGCCGTGGTGTGAGTGAAACGACTCCCCCGGCCGCAGGGTGATCATGTAGCGT from the Actinomycetota bacterium genome contains:
- a CDS encoding tRNA (adenine-N1)-methyltransferase — its product is MNLRAGELVLLIDGRGRRYMITLRPGESFHSHHGTLPHDELIGSPEGCSVRSSLARRLTVFRPTLADYVLKMPRGATVVYPKDVGQIIVQADIHPGARVLEAGTGSGSLTLALLRAVGPKGIVHTFDIREDFHANAMSNISRFAEDDPGYGTLDARMGDVYEDPLDVEVDRAVLDLTEPWRAVSTVGRCLRPGGILACYMPTVPQVQKLADALTPDAWAEARTFETLQRGWNVEGLSVRPDHRMVAHTAFITVVRRLAP